The Prochlorococcus marinus XMU1404 DNA segment AATTAGTAAAAATAAAAAAACAACTATAATTTTTGAATCTCCGCATCGTTTTAATAAACTTTTAAAAGAATTAAAAGAATACTGTGGAGGGCAAAGAGAAATTAGTGTATCACGAGAATTAACAAAAAAATTTGAGGAACAAATTAACAATAATATAGATAATATTATAGATGTTTTTAATAATCGAAAAGTAATTGGTGAGATAACGATTGTTATAAAAGGTCTTGAAAAAAGTAATCAATTAGAGTTAAATAAATTTGAATTAAAAAATGAACTAGAGGAATTAATAAATGCTGGGCTAAGTCTTTCAGCTGCTTCAAAATATTTAGCAAAAAAGAAAAACCTCAGGAAAAATTTGATTTATAATTTGTATTAATATTGACTTCCAAGATTACTAAAAATGTTTTCCAAATTCAAAGGTATTTTATTTAACACTACTTTAAATATAAGTTTCTTTTTTTTATTAATTATTGGTATTCAAAATAGTTCAAATAAAGTAAAAGTGAATTTATTAATTAATGAAACTATTAAATTACCAATAAGCTTCATTATAGGAACAAGCTTTATTAGTGGCTCCTTACTTGGAGGTTTTATATCCTTAAATTTTATTAAACCAAGTAAATCTTCATAGGGCTATTAAAGCATCTGAACTAACTATTCTGGATATTCCACGAGATAACAAAATTGGTGCTGCAATTCTAAATACATCGCTATTAGGAACCTTTAAAATTTTTTGCTCTTTTTTTATTGATCTTTTTGCAGTTTTCAAGTCATAAAATATTTCGATAGTATTCCTTCTTAGATCATTTTCAGATAAGAAATTCCACTCAACATATTCTTTCAATAATTTTGTTTTTAATTCAATTTGCTTGTCAACAATCATATAAACAACTTTAGGTAGTTCAACTTCCTTTATTGATACTGAAGATAAATCTATCTGAGGCTTATTATCTATTTCTAAATTTAAAGGGGCAATTTCAAGAAATGTATCTTCTGGGAACGAATCCTGACTTATAGCTATAGCCTCCTCAGGTACTTTTTCTAAACTTTCATCAGAAGCCTTAGGGTAATTTAAATTTTGATGATGTCCGTATTTTTTGGAACTTTTAGTAAGTTTATTGAGTTCAGTAAATTTATCTTCTCCAAGGCTTAACTTCAAGTGTTTTGTTATTGTTACTTTCGTAAAATCAAATTTTTCGGCTATTTCTTCTAAAGTTTTATTTTTAATGAAATCATTAATTATTTCTGTTTTTTCATCTTCAGAAATTCTTTTAGCCAAAGTTAAACTTACATTGCACCACTACTATAGTCAAACAAGAGGAGGAAAAGAAGTAAAACTTTTTTTTCTTTAGTATTATAAATATTTACAGAATAAATTTTAATTGTTTAGTACTTACCTCTCAGATATAATAGTTAAATGCTCCCTTAGCTCAGCTGGATAGAGCAACTGCCTTCTAAGCAGTGGGCCGCAAGTTCGAATCTTGCAGGGAGCGTAAAACAAAGATAATTTAAAATATTAGATTAATAAAAGTCATAACTATTAAGATTAAAATTTAAACATAACTAATTAAATCTAAAAATTACAAAACAAGTATCGATTATAATAAATGCAGTTGGAAATTAACTAGATTATTAATATTAATGAGAATTATTGAAAAATTAAAGAGCTCGGTTTTTCATGACTACTATTCGAAGCAATCATTTTTATTCCAAATTGGTTTAAGGTTATTTCAGACAGGCATCCTATTTTTAGCTGCAGCACCAGTTATAGCTTTTTTTCTTTTACTTGTATCATCTATTTTTGGTGGATTAATTAGAGAAGAAAATTATTTTAGTGATAAATATAATTTCGCCTTTGTTTTAGTGACATTACTAATGTTACTAAATTGTTTATTTTTAACTTTTAATACGGGCAAAGCTTATTCACCAGAAGCCTCAAATATATGGATTGGTCTATCAAATTGGATTCCTTTCTTTTGGTGTTTTTGGGGGTTTCAAACTTTTTTAAAAAGTTATAAATTAAGATTGCAAGCTGCGAAAATATTAATATTTGGATCCTTACCAGTTCTGGTAAGCGGCTTTTGCCAATATTTTCTTAAAATCTATGGTCCTTATAAATTCTTTAATAGTTTAATAGTTTGGTACCAGCGACCACTTGGCGATGATAATGGAGTTACAGGAATATTTAATAATCAAAACTATGCAGGTGCATGGCTAAGTATAATTCTGCCTCTGTGTTTATTATTTTTAATTAAAAAAAATAGAACAAAAATTACTTCTCTATTTATATTATTTAATTCTTTGAGTTTTATGTATATGATCGTTCTCACTAGTTCAAGAGGTGCTATTTTATCCATTTTCACAAGTATTTTCTTAATTACTAAGTCATTAAGAAATAAAGTTTATATTCTACTTTCATTATTTTCAATCCCTTTTATTTTAAATTTGATACCACTATTTTCAATAAATTTACAATCTAAAATCTATAATTTTTTACCTTTTGAACTAATTAAAAAAGCTTCAATAACAAAATTCTCCAGTTTAGATTTTTTTCCAAGAATTGAAATTTGGAGCAAATCATTCAATCTCATAAAATCTAATTTAATAACTGGTTACGGTGCAGGATCTTTTAAAGATTTATATAGTCTTTCAGAGGGAAGGTTTGGTGATATTCAACATAGCCATAACATTTTTTTAGAAATAGCGATAAATCATGGGCTACCATCATCATTACTAATTTTCATGATGATGATTTTTATAACTATTATTTGCTGGATTAAAAATTCAAATAAAGATTTGCATACATCATTTAATATTGATATTGAGATGATGAAGTTTAATAATGCTTGGATTATTTCGTTTATAGTGTTTTTTATAATTCATATTTTTGATATCACATATTTTGATGGAAGGATTAGTACTTTAGCTTGGATATTATTATCAGGAATGCGATCAATTATTAGGGAAAATTCAGTTTCTAAAAAAATTGATTAAATCTAATTCATGCTGCCGTTACCTAATTGCCATATATTAAGCCCGAGATTTTGAATATTTTTAGCTTTTACTAAGGATCTTGTATCAAATAGCCAAAAAGGTTTTCTGACATTTTTAGAGACCCAATCCCAGTCAATATCTTTGTAAACTTCCCATTCAGTCAACAATACAACTGCATCTGAATTTTTGATTGCATCATATAAATTTGATTGGAATTCCCAATTAGATTTATTTAATTTCAGATTTTCATTTAGAATTGAAGGATTTTTAAAGAGATTTTTCTTAATTATATCTTCTGTAACTTTTACATCATGTATAGAGATAAAGGCACCTTCATTTAAAAGATTTTTACAAATTTCAATTGATGGAGACTCCCTTGTATCATTTGTATTTTTTTTAAAAGCAAATCCAAGAATTGCAATTTTTTTATTTGCCAAATTTCCAAATAGTTTTTTCACTATAACTTCATAAACTCTTGTTTGCTGCCAAGAATTTATTTCAACTACACTCCTCCAATAATCTGCTACTTCGTTTAAGCCATAATATTTAGAAAGATAAACTAGATTTAATATATCTTTTTTAAAACAACTTCCACCAAATCCCGGTCCTGATTGAAGAAATTTAGATCCTATTCTTAAGTCTTTACCAATTGCATTTGCAACTTCATTTATATCTGCGCCAGTTGCTTCACAAATAGCTGAAACTGAGTTTATTGAACTAATTCTTTGAGCCAAAAAAGCATTTGCAGTTAACTTAGATAATTCACTACTCCACAAATTTGTAAAAATTAATTTTTCTTGTGGAATCCAATTTAAATAAATATCATTAAGGGCCTTCATTGCATGATTGTCATCTCCACCAATTAATACTCTATCTGGTGCTTCTAAATCACTTATAGCGGTCCCTTCCGCTAAAAATTCTGGATTAGATAGCACAGAGAAACTTTTATTTTTAATTCCGCATTCAGAAGATAAAAGAATATCTTTAATTGTTTGCGCAGTTTTAACTGGCAAAGTACTTTTTTCAACTACTATTGTATGATTTTCTGCAATTTGACCAATCTGCCTCGCACAAGATTCGACCCACCTTAGATCACTTGTCTCGCCTGCTCCCAATCCAGTTTTTTTAATTGGCGTATTTACAGAGATAAAAAT contains these protein-coding regions:
- a CDS encoding nucleotide sugar dehydrogenase, with protein sequence MYSIKNICCIGAGYVGGPTMAVFAKNCPDIKFEVVDINEERIVAWNSKDLSKLPVFEPGLSEIIELVRGRNLIFSTNLKNSIRKADMIFISVNTPIKKTGLGAGETSDLRWVESCARQIGQIAENHTIVVEKSTLPVKTAQTIKDILLSSECGIKNKSFSVLSNPEFLAEGTAISDLEAPDRVLIGGDDNHAMKALNDIYLNWIPQEKLIFTNLWSSELSKLTANAFLAQRISSINSVSAICEATGADINEVANAIGKDLRIGSKFLQSGPGFGGSCFKKDILNLVYLSKYYGLNEVADYWRSVVEINSWQQTRVYEVIVKKLFGNLANKKIAILGFAFKKNTNDTRESPSIEICKNLLNEGAFISIHDVKVTEDIIKKNLFKNPSILNENLKLNKSNWEFQSNLYDAIKNSDAVVLLTEWEVYKDIDWDWVSKNVRKPFWLFDTRSLVKAKNIQNLGLNIWQLGNGSMN
- a CDS encoding O-antigen ligase family protein, translating into MRIIEKLKSSVFHDYYSKQSFLFQIGLRLFQTGILFLAAAPVIAFFLLLVSSIFGGLIREENYFSDKYNFAFVLVTLLMLLNCLFLTFNTGKAYSPEASNIWIGLSNWIPFFWCFWGFQTFLKSYKLRLQAAKILIFGSLPVLVSGFCQYFLKIYGPYKFFNSLIVWYQRPLGDDNGVTGIFNNQNYAGAWLSIILPLCLLFLIKKNRTKITSLFILFNSLSFMYMIVLTSSRGAILSIFTSIFLITKSLRNKVYILLSLFSIPFILNLIPLFSINLQSKIYNFLPFELIKKASITKFSSLDFFPRIEIWSKSFNLIKSNLITGYGAGSFKDLYSLSEGRFGDIQHSHNIFLEIAINHGLPSSLLIFMMMIFITIICWIKNSNKDLHTSFNIDIEMMKFNNAWIISFIVFFIIHIFDITYFDGRISTLAWILLSGMRSIIRENSVSKKID